From a single Nematostella vectensis chromosome 3, jaNemVect1.1, whole genome shotgun sequence genomic region:
- the LOC125561328 gene encoding uncharacterized protein LOC125561328 isoform X1 has product MLTRYLLKWGSRLFKLLICYWLWLIQMGLFEQDKKGLRYVHEPLPPHITTFGQYTEHYYQHVVVDNGYTLGAKTVTIVFDTDRYLPPPRLIHHAERGSKLQQDASQYQHHVKGNFSDDELFPKGKSYEKMLTDNNTKQVFLSSLVKKLHEKAVTRLDNKKELITDFNSGTCSSISVTRCAITPAKERDNKQGEADYAILFYAAKSQRKNILIKASDTDVWIYGFAVAECGKLNGKTVYVERNSTDYVNVTEAPHIIAGHPKLDEITLPATVNVALYILSSNDYVSSIYGCSSKRILQAFLDNSGFICKEEPLVNLQN; this is encoded by the exons ATGCTTACAAGGTACTTATTGAAATGGGGAAGTCGTTTGTTCAAACTGTTGATCTGCTATTGGCTTTGGCTCATTCAGATGGGACTATTCGAGCAGGACAAAAAA GGTCTGAGGTATGTTCATGAACCCCTACCCCCACATATTACCACATTTGGCCAGTACACGGAGCATTATTACCAGCATGTTGTAGTAGATAATGGCTATACACTTGGAGCTAAGACTGTTACAATTGTCTTTGACACTGACAGATATTTGCCTCCACCACGACTTATTCATCATGCGGAGAGAGGGAGTAAATTGCAACAAGATGCTTCTCAATATCAACATCATGTGAAGGGCAACTTTAGTGATGATGAACTCTTTCCTAAAGGGAAATCATATGAAAAGATGCTGACAgacaacaacaccaaacaAGTGTTTCTCTCCTCCCTTGTAAAGAAGCTTCACGAGAAGGCTGTAACTAGGCTTGACAACAAAAAAGAGCTTATCACAGACTTCAATTCTGGTACATGTAGTTCTATATCTGTGACTAGATGTGCTATAACGCCAGCCAAAGAGAGAGATAATAAGCAAGGGGAGGCAGATTATGCTATCCTGTTCTATGCTGCCAAGTCACAAAGGAAGAACATTCTCATTAAAGCTAGTGACACTGATGTGTGGATCTATGGATTCGCTGTTGCTGAATGTGGTAAGCTAAATGGAAAGACTGTTTATGTTGAGAGGAATAGCACTGACTATGTGAATGTAACTGAAGCTCCACACATCATTGCTGGACACCCAAAATTGGATGAAATAACACTTCCTGCAACAGTTAATGTGGCACTATATATACTTAGTAGTAATGACTACGTAAGCAGCATTTATGGCTGCAGTTCGAAGAGGATTCTGCAGGCTTTCCTTGATAACAGTGGATTTATTTGCAAAGAAGAGCCATTAGTAAATCTTCAGAATTAA
- the LOC125561328 gene encoding uncharacterized protein LOC125561328 isoform X3, whose protein sequence is MEIIIDGLRYLPPPRLIHHAERGSKLQQDASQYQHHVKGNFSDDELFPKGKSYEKMLTDNNTKQVFLSSLVKKLHEKAVTRLDNKKELITDFNSGTCSSISVTRCAITPAKERDNKQGEADYAILFYAAKSQRKNILIKASDTDVWIYGFAVAECGKLNGKTVYVERNSTDYVNVTEAPHIIAGHPKLDEITLPATVNVALYILSSNDYVSSIYGCSSKRILQAFLDNSGFICKEEPLVNLQN, encoded by the exons ATGGAAATCATAATTGATGGTCTGAG ATATTTGCCTCCACCACGACTTATTCATCATGCGGAGAGAGGGAGTAAATTGCAACAAGATGCTTCTCAATATCAACATCATGTGAAGGGCAACTTTAGTGATGATGAACTCTTTCCTAAAGGGAAATCATATGAAAAGATGCTGACAgacaacaacaccaaacaAGTGTTTCTCTCCTCCCTTGTAAAGAAGCTTCACGAGAAGGCTGTAACTAGGCTTGACAACAAAAAAGAGCTTATCACAGACTTCAATTCTGGTACATGTAGTTCTATATCTGTGACTAGATGTGCTATAACGCCAGCCAAAGAGAGAGATAATAAGCAAGGGGAGGCAGATTATGCTATCCTGTTCTATGCTGCCAAGTCACAAAGGAAGAACATTCTCATTAAAGCTAGTGACACTGATGTGTGGATCTATGGATTCGCTGTTGCTGAATGTGGTAAGCTAAATGGAAAGACTGTTTATGTTGAGAGGAATAGCACTGACTATGTGAATGTAACTGAAGCTCCACACATCATTGCTGGACACCCAAAATTGGATGAAATAACACTTCCTGCAACAGTTAATGTGGCACTATATATACTTAGTAGTAATGACTACGTAAGCAGCATTTATGGCTGCAGTTCGAAGAGGATTCTGCAGGCTTTCCTTGATAACAGTGGATTTATTTGCAAAGAAGAGCCATTAGTAAATCTTCAGAATTAA
- the LOC125561328 gene encoding uncharacterized protein LOC125561328 isoform X2, whose translation MEIIIDGLRYVHEPLPPHITTFGQYTEHYYQHVVVDNGYTLGAKTVTIVFDTDRYLPPPRLIHHAERGSKLQQDASQYQHHVKGNFSDDELFPKGKSYEKMLTDNNTKQVFLSSLVKKLHEKAVTRLDNKKELITDFNSGTCSSISVTRCAITPAKERDNKQGEADYAILFYAAKSQRKNILIKASDTDVWIYGFAVAECGKLNGKTVYVERNSTDYVNVTEAPHIIAGHPKLDEITLPATVNVALYILSSNDYVSSIYGCSSKRILQAFLDNSGFICKEEPLVNLQN comes from the coding sequence ATGGAAATCATAATTGATGGTCTGAGGTATGTTCATGAACCCCTACCCCCACATATTACCACATTTGGCCAGTACACGGAGCATTATTACCAGCATGTTGTAGTAGATAATGGCTATACACTTGGAGCTAAGACTGTTACAATTGTCTTTGACACTGACAGATATTTGCCTCCACCACGACTTATTCATCATGCGGAGAGAGGGAGTAAATTGCAACAAGATGCTTCTCAATATCAACATCATGTGAAGGGCAACTTTAGTGATGATGAACTCTTTCCTAAAGGGAAATCATATGAAAAGATGCTGACAgacaacaacaccaaacaAGTGTTTCTCTCCTCCCTTGTAAAGAAGCTTCACGAGAAGGCTGTAACTAGGCTTGACAACAAAAAAGAGCTTATCACAGACTTCAATTCTGGTACATGTAGTTCTATATCTGTGACTAGATGTGCTATAACGCCAGCCAAAGAGAGAGATAATAAGCAAGGGGAGGCAGATTATGCTATCCTGTTCTATGCTGCCAAGTCACAAAGGAAGAACATTCTCATTAAAGCTAGTGACACTGATGTGTGGATCTATGGATTCGCTGTTGCTGAATGTGGTAAGCTAAATGGAAAGACTGTTTATGTTGAGAGGAATAGCACTGACTATGTGAATGTAACTGAAGCTCCACACATCATTGCTGGACACCCAAAATTGGATGAAATAACACTTCCTGCAACAGTTAATGTGGCACTATATATACTTAGTAGTAATGACTACGTAAGCAGCATTTATGGCTGCAGTTCGAAGAGGATTCTGCAGGCTTTCCTTGATAACAGTGGATTTATTTGCAAAGAAGAGCCATTAGTAAATCTTCAGAATTAA